A genomic window from Rhodococcus sp. KBS0724 includes:
- a CDS encoding phosphoglyceromutase translates to MNGMSIGTLVLLRHGESEWNALNLFTGWVDVHLTDKGMAEGKRAGELLAEHGLLPDVLYTSLLRRAISTANLALDAADRHWIPVVRDWRLNERHYGALQGKNKAQTKEEYGNEQFMLWRRSYDTPPPAIEAGSEYSQDTDPRYANLDEVPLTECLLDVVKRLIPYWEDTISQDLLAGKNVLVTAHGNSLRALVKHLDGISDEDIAGLNIPTGIPLRYDLDENLQPLNPGGTYLDPEAAAAGAAAVANQGAK, encoded by the coding sequence ATGAACGGCATGAGTATCGGAACACTGGTCCTGCTTCGCCACGGCGAGAGCGAATGGAATGCACTCAATCTGTTCACCGGCTGGGTGGACGTACACCTGACCGACAAGGGCATGGCCGAAGGCAAGCGCGCCGGCGAACTGCTCGCCGAGCACGGCCTGCTGCCCGACGTCCTCTACACCTCGCTGCTTCGCCGCGCGATCAGCACCGCCAATCTCGCGCTCGATGCGGCCGATCGCCACTGGATCCCCGTCGTCCGCGACTGGCGCCTCAACGAGCGTCACTACGGCGCTCTGCAGGGCAAGAACAAGGCCCAGACCAAAGAGGAGTACGGCAACGAGCAGTTCATGCTGTGGCGTCGTAGCTACGACACCCCGCCGCCGGCCATCGAAGCCGGTAGCGAATACAGCCAGGACACCGATCCTCGTTACGCAAACCTCGACGAGGTTCCGTTGACCGAGTGCCTGCTCGACGTAGTCAAGCGGTTGATCCCGTACTGGGAAGACACGATCTCCCAGGACCTGCTCGCAGGCAAGAACGTTCTGGTCACCGCTCACGGCAATTCGCTACGCGCATTGGTCAAGCACCTCGACGGTATTTCCGACGAGGACATCGCGGGCCTCAACATCCCGACGGGTATCCCGCTGCGGTACGACCTCGACGAGAACCTGCAGCCGCTCAACCCGGGCGGCACCTACCTCGACCCCGAGGCGGCCGCAGCAGGCGCCGCCGCGGTGGCAAATCAGGGCGCGAAGTAA
- a CDS encoding cell wall metabolism sensor histidine kinase WalK: MSVATAVLLIVIGGLIGYLVGGVLIPRLSSRHRERAAEQTGLTMSQVLDLIVLASESGIAVVDGYHDVVLFNPRAEELGLVKNRRVDERAWQAALKVLETGQSVEVDLTATTTQRGRDKIAVRGVARLLSKDERNFVVLFADDDSEQVRMEATRRDFVANVSHELKTPVGAMSLLAEALLESADDPESVRHFGERVHSESIRLGKMVTELIALSRLQGAEKLPDLDVVDVDTVVSEALSRSRLSAEAAEITVTTDHPSGLEVLGDQTLLVTALSNLIENAIAYSPKGSPVSVSRSMRGGNVAIAVTDRGEGIAKADQERVFERFFRVDKARSRQTGGTGLGLAIVKHVAANHNGSIDVWSKPGTGSTFTLQIPAHVEETDDLDDGDAGTIGSGRSGRRDSGSKDTGMEAKR; encoded by the coding sequence GTGAGTGTCGCAACTGCAGTGCTGCTGATCGTGATCGGCGGCTTGATCGGATACCTCGTCGGAGGTGTGCTGATTCCGAGGCTGAGTTCACGGCACCGGGAACGGGCTGCAGAACAGACGGGGCTCACCATGTCTCAGGTCCTGGACCTGATCGTTCTGGCGTCGGAGAGTGGCATCGCCGTTGTCGACGGTTATCACGACGTGGTGCTCTTCAACCCTCGCGCGGAAGAGTTGGGGCTGGTCAAGAATCGCCGCGTCGACGAGCGGGCATGGCAGGCGGCCCTGAAGGTTCTCGAGACCGGTCAATCCGTCGAAGTAGATCTGACGGCAACAACTACGCAACGGGGACGCGACAAGATCGCGGTCCGTGGGGTTGCGCGTTTGCTCAGTAAGGACGAGCGAAACTTCGTCGTCCTGTTCGCCGATGACGATTCCGAGCAGGTTCGGATGGAGGCGACGAGACGCGACTTCGTTGCGAATGTCAGTCACGAACTCAAGACCCCGGTCGGGGCCATGAGCTTGCTCGCGGAGGCGTTGCTCGAATCCGCGGATGATCCGGAATCGGTGCGGCACTTCGGAGAACGAGTGCACAGCGAGTCGATTCGCCTCGGTAAGATGGTCACGGAATTGATCGCGCTCTCGCGGCTGCAGGGGGCGGAGAAACTTCCCGACCTCGATGTCGTGGACGTGGATACCGTTGTTTCCGAAGCATTGTCGCGATCGAGGCTGTCGGCCGAGGCTGCCGAGATCACCGTCACCACCGATCATCCGAGTGGGTTGGAGGTGCTGGGCGATCAGACCTTGCTCGTGACCGCACTGTCCAACCTCATTGAAAATGCGATTGCATACTCGCCCAAGGGTTCTCCGGTGTCGGTCAGCCGCTCGATGCGCGGCGGAAACGTCGCCATCGCCGTGACCGACCGCGGCGAGGGAATCGCAAAAGCCGACCAGGAACGCGTATTCGAGCGATTCTTCCGCGTCGACAAAGCTCGATCGCGCCAGACCGGAGGCACCGGACTGGGACTCGCGATCGTCAAACATGTTGCGGCCAACCACAACGGCTCCATCGACGTATGGAGCAAACCAGGAACCGGGTCCACCTTCACCTTGCAGATACCAGCGCATGTGGAGGAGACCGACGACCTCGACGACGGCGACGCGGGAACCATCGGTTCCGGGCGAAGCGGTAGACGAGACTCAGGCAGTAAAGACACAGGCATGGAGGCCAAACGATGA
- a CDS encoding sugar phosphate isomerase/epimerase, which yields MIAVGLSTASVYPENTEAAFRYAADLGYDGIELMVWAESVSQDVGGVAALVRKYGIPVQAVHAPCLLISQRVWGADPIEKLERSVRTAETLGATTVVVHPPFRWQRKYADGFADQVVDLESRSSVVVAVENMFPMRADSFFGGKDRSAERLRKRGGPGAALSAFSPSYDPTDSDHSHYTLDLSHTATAGMDAFELAARMGKGLQHLHLADGRGASMDEHLIPGHGSQPCAEICRHLAATGFTGQAVLEINTQNARTRRERSSMLAQALAFAREHLAR from the coding sequence ATGATCGCTGTGGGCTTGTCGACGGCATCGGTTTATCCCGAGAACACCGAAGCCGCGTTTCGCTACGCGGCGGACTTGGGGTACGACGGTATCGAGTTGATGGTGTGGGCCGAGTCGGTCAGCCAGGACGTCGGTGGCGTTGCGGCGTTGGTCCGCAAGTACGGGATTCCGGTGCAGGCAGTTCATGCGCCGTGTCTGTTGATTTCGCAGCGGGTGTGGGGCGCCGATCCGATCGAGAAGCTCGAGCGGTCCGTCCGCACTGCGGAGACGTTGGGCGCCACCACCGTCGTGGTGCACCCGCCGTTTCGGTGGCAACGCAAGTACGCCGACGGCTTTGCCGATCAGGTTGTCGACCTGGAATCGCGAAGCAGCGTCGTCGTAGCTGTGGAGAATATGTTTCCCATGCGTGCCGACAGCTTTTTCGGCGGCAAGGACCGCTCGGCCGAGAGACTACGTAAGCGTGGTGGTCCGGGGGCGGCGTTGTCGGCGTTCAGTCCGTCGTACGATCCCACCGATTCCGATCATTCCCACTACACACTCGACTTGTCGCACACCGCCACTGCGGGCATGGACGCTTTCGAACTGGCGGCGAGAATGGGCAAGGGGCTCCAGCATCTGCATCTCGCGGACGGGCGAGGCGCGTCGATGGACGAGCACCTGATCCCCGGTCACGGATCGCAACCGTGCGCCGAGATCTGCCGGCACCTGGCCGCAACAGGCTTCACCGGCCAGGCCGTCCTCGAGATCAATACCCAGAATGCGCGCACGCGGCGGGAGCGGTCCTCGATGCTGGCGCAGGCACTCGCGTTTGCACGCGAGCACCTGGCCCGGTGA
- a CDS encoding HAD-IB family hydrolase: MTGLERLHAAIKAAPSGPDTIAAFDLDGTLISGYSASVVYRDRLRRFDISLGELLRTTGAAIDTQFRGADVGALMDIAVRALAGRTEEELNDWGERLFKQEIAAMIYPDARGILAAHRKAGHTIVMATSATPFQARGVAEDLDIEDVLCTEIEVIDGMLTGELSSPALWGPAKADALATYAEKRGADLRNAFAYSNGAEDVPMLESVGRPVALNPDRTLASVARRNGWPSVTLRKPQRGATPLSTVRTATAMGALAATAMVGASAGLVTGNRQLGANLVGTYGPDISLSLLGIDVEIDGEHNVWDHRPAVFMFNHQSSLDLLVLGTVIKRDVTGVAKKEAANDPRFIPIGALLDVAYIDRSNTAKAKAALQPAVDKLKNGVSIVIAPEGTRSATPKLGAFKKGAFHLAMQAGVPIVPVVIHNAGERMWRNSLVAHPGPVYVSVLDPISTADWQLDDLDSHIEEVRSQFDAALTAGHR, from the coding sequence GTGACCGGACTCGAGCGTCTGCACGCCGCGATCAAAGCGGCACCATCCGGACCAGACACCATAGCCGCGTTCGACCTGGACGGCACCCTCATCAGCGGGTACTCCGCGAGCGTTGTCTACCGTGATCGACTGCGGCGCTTCGATATCAGCCTGGGCGAACTGTTGCGAACCACCGGCGCCGCCATCGACACCCAGTTCCGCGGTGCCGACGTCGGCGCGCTCATGGACATCGCCGTCCGTGCGCTTGCCGGCCGCACCGAGGAAGAACTGAACGACTGGGGCGAGCGGCTGTTCAAGCAGGAAATCGCCGCGATGATCTACCCGGACGCTCGTGGAATTCTCGCGGCGCATCGAAAGGCCGGTCACACCATTGTGATGGCGACATCGGCCACGCCGTTCCAGGCCAGAGGCGTTGCCGAGGATCTCGACATCGAAGACGTACTGTGCACGGAAATCGAAGTGATCGACGGCATGCTCACCGGCGAACTGTCTTCGCCGGCGCTGTGGGGTCCCGCGAAGGCCGACGCACTCGCGACCTACGCCGAGAAGCGCGGCGCTGATCTGCGGAACGCTTTTGCGTATTCCAATGGTGCCGAGGATGTCCCGATGCTCGAATCCGTCGGTCGTCCCGTCGCCCTGAATCCGGATCGCACCCTGGCGAGCGTCGCGAGGCGCAACGGTTGGCCCTCCGTCACACTGCGCAAACCACAACGCGGCGCAACTCCCCTCTCGACGGTGCGCACCGCCACCGCGATGGGTGCGCTGGCCGCGACAGCCATGGTGGGCGCGTCTGCCGGATTGGTGACCGGCAACCGGCAACTGGGAGCCAACCTCGTGGGCACCTACGGCCCGGACATCTCCCTGTCACTACTGGGCATCGACGTCGAGATCGACGGTGAGCACAACGTGTGGGATCACCGCCCCGCCGTCTTCATGTTCAATCATCAAAGCTCACTGGACCTGCTGGTACTGGGCACCGTCATCAAACGCGACGTGACGGGAGTGGCGAAGAAGGAAGCCGCAAACGATCCTCGCTTCATTCCGATCGGCGCACTGTTGGACGTCGCCTACATCGATCGATCCAACACCGCCAAGGCAAAGGCGGCATTGCAACCGGCTGTCGACAAGTTGAAGAACGGTGTCTCGATAGTCATCGCCCCTGAGGGAACCCGTTCCGCCACACCAAAACTCGGGGCTTTCAAGAAGGGTGCATTCCACCTGGCCATGCAAGCGGGCGTTCCCATTGTGCCGGTCGTGATCCACAATGCCGGTGAACGCATGTGGCGTAATTCCCTTGTCGCTCACCCGGGCCCGGTCTACGTTTCGGTTCTCGACCCGATCTCCACCGCTGACTGGCAACTCGACGACCTCGATTCCCACATCGAGGAAGTCCGCTCACAGTTCGACGCAGCACTCACTGCCGGGCATCGCTGA
- a CDS encoding wax ester/triacylglycerol synthase domain-containing protein, producing the protein MADNNPFVPPSAVDVDLSAVAWGANRTMSDFETGMWRMEEAQPQLRSPIVAVEVLDQAPDWDRLLEAVEWASHVVPRIRMRAVDPALNLGNPVWSVDPEFDIGYHLRRVRLPAPADFDHALRMCRHLATEPFDKARPPWSALLIEGLDDGRAVFVVKTHHSITDGMGGIQMMTLLHSRRADPTPNKPDRTPPPAEHLSSIGAFGEEVVGEIRRAPSRVARLVRGATNIAATAITQPISTATEVLDYANSLRRIVTPPARSGSPLLHERGLGRWFGTLEVGVPELKAGAKAAGGSLNDAYVAALLGGFRRYHDAFGQSVQSIPMGMPVSMRTGSDPSGGNRFAAVRFSGPISETDPAKRIRQVREIVLNLREEPALDAIDLAAPVLARLPNQLLASWYLSQSTGLDLQASNVAGVPVPVYLAGAKIERMFPFGPAPGCAVMATLVSHVGICCIGINIDTAAVTKPALLMQCIQDSLDEIVALGTTAEGA; encoded by the coding sequence AGAAGCGCAACCACAATTGCGCTCACCGATCGTCGCGGTAGAAGTCCTCGACCAGGCTCCCGACTGGGATCGCCTCCTCGAGGCCGTCGAATGGGCGTCGCACGTCGTACCCCGCATCCGGATGCGCGCTGTCGACCCTGCCCTGAATCTGGGCAACCCGGTGTGGTCGGTCGACCCCGAATTCGACATCGGGTACCACTTGCGACGCGTCCGTCTCCCCGCTCCGGCAGATTTCGATCACGCGCTGCGTATGTGCAGGCACCTCGCGACCGAACCGTTCGACAAGGCTCGCCCACCGTGGAGTGCACTGCTCATCGAAGGGCTCGACGACGGCCGCGCTGTCTTCGTCGTCAAAACCCACCACTCCATCACCGACGGTATGGGCGGCATCCAGATGATGACGCTCCTGCACAGCAGGCGCGCCGATCCCACACCGAACAAACCTGATCGCACTCCGCCGCCGGCGGAGCACCTGTCCTCGATCGGCGCTTTCGGCGAAGAAGTTGTCGGCGAGATCCGTCGTGCGCCGTCCCGCGTGGCACGCCTCGTCCGCGGCGCCACCAACATCGCGGCCACCGCGATCACGCAACCGATCAGCACTGCCACCGAGGTCTTGGATTACGCCAACTCACTGCGCCGAATTGTCACGCCGCCCGCTCGTTCCGGTTCTCCGCTACTCCACGAACGTGGTCTCGGCCGCTGGTTCGGAACCTTGGAAGTTGGTGTGCCCGAACTCAAAGCGGGCGCAAAAGCGGCCGGCGGTTCACTCAACGACGCGTACGTCGCAGCACTACTCGGCGGATTCCGTCGCTACCACGACGCGTTCGGCCAATCGGTGCAGAGCATTCCCATGGGTATGCCCGTCAGCATGCGTACCGGTTCGGATCCGTCCGGCGGCAACAGATTTGCCGCCGTGCGCTTCAGCGGCCCGATCTCCGAAACGGACCCGGCAAAACGAATCCGCCAGGTCCGCGAAATCGTCCTGAACCTTCGCGAAGAACCGGCGCTCGACGCGATCGACCTGGCCGCGCCCGTCCTCGCTCGCCTGCCAAATCAGCTCCTCGCGAGCTGGTATCTCTCCCAGTCCACCGGACTGGATCTGCAAGCGAGCAACGTTGCCGGCGTTCCCGTCCCGGTCTATCTTGCCGGCGCGAAGATCGAGCGGATGTTCCCGTTCGGTCCGGCACCTGGCTGCGCTGTGATGGCAACGCTCGTCTCGCACGTCGGAATCTGCTGCATCGGAATCAATATCGACACCGCAGCCGTCACCAAACCGGCATTACTCATGCAGTGCATCCAAGACAGCCTCGACGAAATCGTGGCCCTCGGAACCACTGCGGAAGGTGCGTGA
- a CDS encoding Ppx/GppA phosphatase family protein produces MRLGVLDVGSNTVHLLVVDAHRGGHPTPMSSTKATLRLAENTDDRGDITVVGADRLVSTVGEFAGIAKTSGCEEMMAFATSAVRDANNSEAVLARVRAETGVGLEVLSGVDEARLTFLAVRRWYGWSAGRILNLDIGGGSLELTAGGDEDPDVAFSLQLGAGRLTRDWLQADPPGKRRVAVLRDWLDAELLGPAKELRAAGEWDRTVGTSKTFRSLARLTGAAPSAAGPRAKRTLTASGLRQLIAFISRMTASDRAELEGVSADRSQQIVAGALIAEAAMRALGVDELEICPWALREGLILRKLDTEMGGELVVSA; encoded by the coding sequence GTGCGACTAGGGGTACTCGACGTCGGAAGCAACACCGTTCATCTACTGGTAGTGGACGCCCACCGTGGCGGCCACCCAACACCCATGAGCTCCACCAAGGCGACTTTGAGGCTGGCGGAAAACACCGACGACCGCGGAGATATCACCGTCGTCGGAGCCGATCGACTGGTCTCCACGGTCGGGGAATTCGCCGGTATCGCCAAAACGTCCGGATGTGAGGAAATGATGGCGTTTGCCACCTCCGCCGTGCGTGATGCCAACAATTCCGAAGCCGTGCTCGCCCGCGTGCGCGCCGAGACGGGCGTAGGGCTCGAGGTGCTCTCCGGTGTCGACGAAGCCCGATTGACCTTCCTCGCAGTCCGCCGTTGGTACGGCTGGAGCGCCGGACGCATCCTGAACCTCGACATCGGTGGAGGATCGCTCGAACTCACCGCAGGCGGCGACGAGGATCCCGACGTCGCGTTCTCACTCCAACTCGGCGCAGGCCGACTCACCCGCGACTGGCTCCAAGCCGACCCGCCCGGCAAGCGACGCGTCGCCGTACTCCGCGACTGGTTGGACGCAGAACTGCTCGGACCAGCCAAAGAACTCCGCGCAGCCGGCGAGTGGGACCGGACCGTCGGCACCTCGAAGACCTTCCGCTCCCTGGCCAGGCTCACCGGCGCAGCCCCATCAGCAGCCGGGCCACGTGCCAAACGGACCCTGACGGCCAGCGGACTCAGGCAACTCATAGCCTTCATATCCAGGATGACGGCGTCAGACCGTGCAGAATTGGAAGGAGTGAGTGCAGATCGGTCGCAGCAGATTGTGGCCGGCGCACTCATCGCAGAAGCAGCCATGCGAGCGCTCGGAGTGGACGAACTCGAAATTTGTCCGTGGGCATTGCGCGAGGGTCTGATTCTGCGGAAGCTCGACACAGAAATGGGCGGTGAATTGGTGGTGAGTGCTTGA
- a CDS encoding glycerol-3-phosphate 1-O-acyltransferase has translation MTTDVTQQNVYLTEPMTEAEAGVLRKWLADKARATAQPSTTVAITDRTLGELARRTDDPMLAPLRVVWLPDTQTEQNVVGRLRNALAPRDPLHPGRSAQRRTLRTDPDRCRVIEGQPAPLSDLSRRLDESGGGSLPEYIRRQAALSLERAELDLIGGQYKVSRFVVDEITDTRRFTTETMALADRLGIAVAEVDRRAREALEEMVATQSRQAIAVWDRLGRYFARAYTIDVDTSRFEELRELNKEHSLVFLPSHRSYLDPLVLRPALINNGLPLNHVMGGLNISFWPMGSILKRSGTVFIRRSIGDDEVYKWSMHEYMRYLLTKRFNLEWYIEGGRGRTGKLRPPRFGLMTYLAKAFHVSGASDVYLVPVALSYDQLYEVGAMAAEALGAEKKPEGLRWMFGYVRAQGKREGVAHVTIGRPLSFAEALRQEPDQRLAIQKAAIEVCHRINEVTPITVSSLAMLPFLGIEDRALTVTELTLILTPLFEYITARKLPLAGDVELDDPYVIEKALQTHVDSGVLMHFDKGGEKVFYLGKDQGLVAAFYRNNTIHFLVARAIAELVLQAAVDEQFADPILDGWNEAKRIRDLMKFEFFFSDRDTFEEEMRTELDLIDPSWSSVTADPNRTAHIIEGVRPYLAHRVLQPFLEAYQVVADQLVLAPVSKSFDEKSFTRNCIDVAHERRLRQQIASSESVSGELFATALNLARNRNLVEAADDGVTARRIAFAEELRVLVDRLRRIRELAHSRLDAATRSYGVTTTPNPTPHEEAGP, from the coding sequence ATGACCACCGACGTGACCCAACAGAATGTCTACCTCACCGAGCCGATGACCGAAGCCGAAGCCGGCGTTCTACGAAAGTGGTTGGCCGACAAGGCTCGCGCCACGGCGCAGCCGTCCACCACCGTAGCGATCACCGATCGCACCCTCGGCGAACTGGCCCGCCGCACCGACGACCCGATGCTCGCACCGCTGCGAGTGGTGTGGCTACCCGATACCCAGACCGAACAGAATGTCGTCGGACGCCTTCGCAACGCACTCGCCCCGCGCGATCCGTTGCACCCCGGACGGAGCGCGCAACGACGCACGCTGCGCACCGACCCCGACCGGTGCCGGGTCATCGAGGGTCAACCCGCCCCGCTCAGTGACCTCTCGCGCCGCCTCGACGAGAGCGGCGGCGGATCGCTGCCCGAGTACATCCGCCGTCAGGCTGCTCTCTCCCTCGAGCGAGCAGAACTCGACTTGATCGGCGGCCAGTACAAGGTGTCGCGATTTGTCGTCGACGAAATCACCGACACCCGGCGCTTCACCACCGAGACCATGGCCCTTGCCGACCGCCTCGGCATCGCTGTCGCCGAAGTGGACCGGCGTGCACGCGAAGCCCTCGAGGAAATGGTCGCCACCCAGAGTCGCCAGGCAATCGCGGTGTGGGATCGCTTGGGACGCTACTTCGCTCGCGCGTACACGATCGACGTCGACACCAGCCGATTCGAAGAACTTCGGGAGCTCAACAAGGAACATTCGCTGGTCTTCCTGCCAAGCCACCGCTCCTATCTCGATCCGCTGGTGCTGCGCCCCGCTCTGATCAACAACGGACTCCCGCTCAATCACGTGATGGGCGGACTCAACATCAGTTTCTGGCCCATGGGCTCCATCCTCAAGCGCAGCGGCACGGTCTTCATCCGCCGCAGTATCGGCGACGACGAGGTCTACAAATGGTCGATGCACGAGTACATGCGTTACCTGCTCACCAAACGATTCAATCTCGAGTGGTACATCGAAGGTGGCCGTGGGCGCACCGGGAAGCTGCGTCCGCCGCGCTTCGGGTTGATGACGTATCTGGCCAAGGCTTTTCACGTCAGTGGCGCCTCCGACGTCTATCTGGTGCCGGTGGCGCTGAGCTACGACCAACTCTACGAAGTCGGTGCCATGGCCGCCGAGGCCCTCGGCGCCGAGAAGAAGCCTGAAGGTCTGCGCTGGATGTTCGGATACGTACGCGCGCAAGGCAAGCGAGAAGGCGTCGCGCACGTGACGATCGGGCGACCGCTCTCCTTTGCCGAAGCACTCCGGCAGGAACCCGACCAGCGTCTGGCCATTCAGAAGGCCGCTATCGAGGTGTGTCACCGCATCAACGAGGTAACACCGATTACGGTGTCTTCTCTTGCGATGCTTCCCTTCCTCGGAATCGAGGATCGCGCGCTCACCGTCACCGAACTGACTCTCATTCTGACTCCGCTGTTCGAATACATCACGGCCCGCAAACTGCCGCTCGCCGGCGATGTGGAGCTGGACGATCCGTATGTCATCGAGAAGGCACTGCAGACGCACGTCGACTCGGGCGTTCTGATGCACTTCGACAAGGGCGGCGAGAAGGTCTTCTACCTCGGCAAGGATCAGGGGCTTGTTGCAGCGTTCTACCGCAACAACACCATTCACTTCCTGGTTGCCCGGGCAATCGCGGAACTGGTACTGCAGGCTGCAGTGGACGAGCAGTTCGCCGACCCGATCCTCGACGGCTGGAACGAAGCCAAACGCATTCGGGACCTGATGAAGTTCGAGTTCTTCTTCAGCGACCGCGACACCTTCGAAGAAGAGATGCGCACCGAACTGGACCTGATCGACCCCAGTTGGAGTTCGGTCACCGCCGACCCGAACCGCACAGCGCACATCATCGAAGGCGTTCGCCCGTACCTGGCACACCGCGTACTGCAACCGTTCCTCGAGGCCTACCAGGTGGTGGCCGATCAACTGGTCCTCGCGCCGGTATCGAAGTCCTTCGACGAAAAGTCCTTCACCCGCAACTGCATCGACGTTGCCCACGAACGCCGGCTACGCCAGCAGATAGCCAGCAGCGAATCGGTATCCGGCGAATTATTTGCCACCGCACTCAATCTGGCGCGCAATCGCAATCTCGTGGAAGCCGCGGACGACGGAGTCACCGCGCGTCGGATTGCCTTTGCCGAAGAACTCCGGGTATTGGTCGACCGGTTGCGTCGAATCCGCGAACTCGCCCACTCCCGCCTCGACGCGGCAACCAGATCCTATGGCGTCACAACGACTCCCAATCCCACCCCCCACGAGGAAGCAGGACCGTGA
- a CDS encoding response regulator transcription factor — translation MTRVLIVEDEESLADPLAFLLRKEGFETTIVNDGPSALAEFDRSGADIVLLDLMLPGMSGTDVCKALRTRSGVPVIMVTARDSEIDKVVGLELGADDYVTKPYSARELIARIRAVLRRGIENEADLASDNGVLEAGPVRMDVERHVVQVGGNPITLPLKEFDLLEYLLRNSGRVLTRGQLIDRVWGADYVGDTKTLDVHVKRLRSKIEADPAKPEHLVTVRGLGYKLEA, via the coding sequence ATGACGAGGGTGCTGATCGTGGAGGACGAGGAGTCGTTGGCGGATCCGCTGGCGTTCCTGCTCCGCAAGGAAGGGTTCGAGACCACCATCGTCAACGACGGACCGTCGGCGTTGGCGGAATTCGATCGTTCCGGCGCAGATATCGTCCTGCTGGACCTCATGCTGCCCGGTATGAGCGGTACCGACGTGTGCAAGGCGTTGCGCACTCGTTCCGGTGTGCCCGTCATCATGGTGACCGCACGTGACAGCGAGATCGACAAGGTTGTCGGTCTGGAACTCGGTGCGGACGACTACGTGACCAAGCCGTACTCGGCCCGCGAACTCATCGCCCGGATCCGGGCCGTCCTGCGCCGCGGCATCGAGAACGAGGCAGACCTGGCTTCGGACAACGGTGTGCTCGAAGCCGGACCGGTCCGTATGGACGTCGAACGTCACGTCGTCCAGGTGGGCGGGAATCCGATCACGTTGCCGCTCAAGGAGTTCGATCTTCTCGAGTACCTGCTCCGCAACTCCGGGCGCGTGCTCACCCGCGGCCAGCTGATCGATCGCGTGTGGGGAGCGGACTACGTCGGCGACACCAAAACCCTTGACGTGCACGTGAAGCGGCTACGTTCCAAGATCGAAGCCGACCCGGCCAAGCCGGAACATCTCGTGACGGTGCGCGGTCTGGGATACAAGCTCGAAGCCTGA